Part of the Brassica oleracea var. oleracea cultivar TO1000 chromosome C8, BOL, whole genome shotgun sequence genome is shown below.
ATTTGACGCACGAAGGCTCCGATCATAAGCCCATACTGTCATTCTTCGAGCCTGATAAAAAGAAAAGACGCGGCCTCTTTAGATATGATAGGAGACTCAAGAACAACCCGGAGGCTAAAGCTCTAATTAAACAAGCCTGGGATAGTGCCCCATACTCATCTGTCAATGACAAAATCAAAGAGGTACGAACTGCACTGATTCAATGGAGCAAACAGCAGTATAAAAATAGCAGAGAGCAGATTGAGCAGAAACGCTTTGAACTGGAGGCAGCCTTGACTGACCCGACAAACGACACTGAGCTCATCTCGAGGGTCTCCAACGAACTAAACGATGCATATATCTCAGAGGAGGAATATTGGAGACAAAGAAGTCGACTACTGTGGCTCAGTCTCGGAGACCGCAATACCGGCTTCTTCCACGCCACAGCAAAGAACCGGAAACGAGCAAATGCATTCACGGTGATTGAAGATGCAGAGGGCACCATGGTCTATCAAGAAGATCAGATAGGGAGAGTGATCGTTGAGTATTTTCATGAGCTATTCAAGACTATTGATGGCAACAGAGAGGAAACCGTAATGCGTGCTCTATCACCAATGGTGAGCGCAGAAATGAACGAGCAGCTAATTACAGTCCCAAAAGCTGCGGAGATCAAAGAGGCCCTATTCTCTATTCATGCCGACAAAGCACCGGGACCAGACGGATTCTCAGCGAGCTTCTACCATACCAATTGGGACACCGTCGGCCCTGAGATAGTGAGAGAGATCCAGGATTTCTTCATCACAGACAGACTCCCCGAGAGGATCAATGAGACGTATATTAGGCTCATACCGAAAGTGCCTAGCCCGCAGCAAGTCACGGAGTATAGACCTATTGCACTTTGCAATGTCTACTACAAGATTATATCCAAGATCCTTACGAAGAGACTCCAGCCACTCCTCTCAAACATAGTCTCCGAATATTAGGCTCATACCGAAAGAGCCTAGCCCGCAGCAAGTCACGGAGTATAGACCTATTGCACTTTGCAATGTCTACTACAAGATTATATCCAAGATCCTTACGAAGAGACTCCAGCCACTCCTCTCAAACATAGTCTCCGAGAACCAGTCTGCATTTGTACCGGGACGAATGATATCGGACAATGTCCTGATCACCCACGAGGTTTTACACTATCTCAAGAACTCTGATGCGGAGAAGAGATGTGCCATGGCGGTTAAAACCGACATGAGTAAAGCTTATGACCGCCTTGAATGGGAGTTTATAAGATTGGTTTTTCAGAGACTAGGCTTCCATCCCAAATGGATCTCATGGATCATACAATGTGTATCCACTGTTACGTACTCCTTCCTCATTAACGGTTCACCTAAAGGAAGAGTCATACCGAGCCGGGGGATCCGTCAAGGAGACCCACTCTCACCTTACATATTCATACTATGTAGTGAGGTTCTCTCGGGCTTATGTAGCAAAGCACAAGAAGAAGGATCCCTTAAAGGGTTCTCCCGACCCCAACTAATTATTCTGCTCACTTTATACACAAAATTTTAAAAGTGTGTTCCTTTTAATACACAAACTTTGTTATTTTAATTAAAAATACTAATAAATTTCAAACGAAATTTAAAAAATCTCCAGAATCTAAGAAAAAAGTTTACAAATTCTAATTTTATTTTAAGATTTAGGAAAGAAGGTAGATAAACTATGGAAAAAATTATTTTTAGAAAAAAAATAATTTGAAGAAAAAAAATATTTTTTTTTATTTCAGAAAACAAACTAAATACAATATTTAAAACTAAAAATTTTATTGCAAAATTTAATATTATACAGAATTTAGTTACTTCTATTTTTCAAACACCAAAAAGTTAGAATTTTTTTAGTTTCTTTTGGTAAAAATTTAGAGATTTAAGATAGCAAGTACAGTAATACTGTGATATAAAACAAAGGTATAATACTAATTTAGAGATTTAAGATAGCAAATTTAGAGCATATGTTATATCAAGGTTTGTTTAATGTAAATTCAACAAGCACCAGTGGTCTAGTGGTAGAATAGTACCCTGCCACGGTACAGACCCGGGTTCGATTCCCGGCTGGTGCATAAATTATCTTTTTGCCATGTGGAGTAAATTCGCACTAGTGTTCTTTTTTCATTGCCTTGTTGTTCTGATACCGATCTTATTAACACATATTGAAGGAGTCAAACAGTGTATAAAGTCCATCCATGAAACTTTTATAAGTTAATGTTAATTTTTGCCATTTATATCTTAAGCACTTGATCACGCTATAACACTAGGTGCAAATCATTCATTACACTGGCGGAGATTGTAGGAGCCAACAGAGAGCATGAAAATATGATATATGATGGATGGATTGTTCAGAGTACTCTGGTTTTGCCAATTTCAACGGGTAAGATAGTAAATGACTAGAAATACACCCACGAACGATGCCACGAGGGTCAGCATTCTTCGGCTTGATTTGGTCTCAAAAACCTGAAAGAAAAAGATTAGAGACCCTTCTAACACATAGTGAAGCTAGTGTAAACGAGACTGTACCGTTTTGAACCGGTCCATGGTTCCTGAGAGAATCCCCCTTGATGAATCCATATCATTACCCTAAAACATATTACAAAGCTTGCAACAATGGCATCTCTCAGAGACGAAAGTAGCAGAAAAGGTTGGGAATATATACCATTCGGTCAAGCATACGGTTATGAGTATCCACCTCTTCGTTAATATCGCCAGAAAGCTGTTCATGAAAATCGACTTATCAGAATTATATAGAGTCTAACCAATGTCTGAAGTCGGTTTGTATTCTACAAGTATGGGCCCTTGTCTCTCTATTACACAATAGTATGCTACTAGTACGTTTGTCTAGGAAGCTTGGTTCATCAAGGTTGATGTGAAATTAACAGAGCACACAAGTGTGAATCACAAGAAACAGGCTTACTCGTTTTAAGAGAATGACCCTGTCTTGTAAACCTTCCAAGGCACGCTCGTTCTCATGCTCATTGATTTCATGAGAGTAAGAAGAAGCAGCTCTAATTCCTCCCTCTTCAATGCCATCAAAGAGCGAACTTCTTCCACCACGAGGCTCCCTGCAAAACACACACAAACTCAGAATCATCTTCCACGAGATGAACAAATAAATAACTCAAAAGCAACAAATCTCTAAAACGAAAAGCAACAGCTTGATTCAGCCAATTCCAGATTCAAATTTTGCATATTAGAAGCGAAATTCTAAACTAGAAGACGAACTAGGACTGATCTACAGAGTATATTCACTACGTCTTCAGATCATCAAGATGAAACATAATAATACGAATTAGAGAGCTGAGTGAAAGCATACATAATCATCAGACACGATAGATCATCAAATCGAATGCATCTAAACCTTCTAGTAGGATTCCATCAATCAATCGAATTATTTCAAGGTTTCCTCCAGATATAACCCGGTTTGAGGAATCACCAGTAACAGCTTCAATCGCACTGGACGATGATTCAGATTCATTATAAGCGAATTCTAAACTAGACGAACTGGAACTGATCTATAGAGTTAAAGTTCCTACACTCGTGCTTCTTCAGATCAGCAAGATGAAGAGCCCTAATCTACAAATGAAAGCATATGTGATCAATCAGACTCGCTAGATCATCAAATCTAATGGATCTAACCTTCTAGGATTCATCGATCAATTGAATTCTCGATTTGGCTTCAAAAGTTCCTCTCCTGGATCTAGGTTTCGCGAACGCGAATTATCCCTTAAGCAAATCGACACGAGACGACGAGTGTTATCCCCACGCTAAGTAACCGATATAGCTTCGTGTATTGGGGNNNNNNNNNNNNNNNNNNNNNNNNNNNNNNNNNNNNNNNNNNNNNNNNNNNNNNNNNNNNNNNNNNNNNNNNNNNNNNNNNNNNNNNNNNNNNNNNNNNNNNNNNNNNNNNNNNNNNNNNNNNNNNNNNNNNNNNNNNNNNNNNNNNNNNNNNNNNNNNNNNNNNNNNNNNNNNNNNNNNNNNNNNNNNNNNNNNNNNNNNNNNNNNNNNNNNNNNNNNNNNNNNNNNNNNNNNNNNNNNNNNNNNNNNNNNNNNNNNNNNNNNNNNNNNNNNNNNNNNNNNNNNNNNNNNNNNNNNNNNNNNNNNNNNNNNNNNNNNNNNNNNNNNNNNNNNNNNNNNNNNNNNNNNNNNNNNNNNNNNNNNNNNNNNNNNNNNNNNNNNNNNNNNNNNNNNNNNNNNNNNNNNNNNNNNNNNNNNNNNNNNNNNNNNNNNNNNNNNNNNNNNNNNNNNNNNNNNNNNNNNNNNNNNNNNNNNNNNNNNNNNNNNNNNNNNNNNNNNNNNNNNNNNNNNNNNNNNNNNNNNNNNNNNNNNNNNNNNNNNNNNNNNNNNNNNNNNNNNNNNNNNNNNNNNNNNNNNNNNNNNNNNNNNNNNNNNNNNNNNNNNNNNNNNNNNNNNNNNNNNNNNNNNNNNNNNNNNNNNNNNNNNNNNNNNNNNNNNNNNNNNNNNNNNNNNNNNNNNNNNNNNNNNNNNNNNNNNNNNNNNNNNNNNNNNNNNNNNNNNNNNNNNNNNNNNNNNNNNNNNNNNNNNNNNNNNNNNNNNNNNNNNNNNNNNNNNNNNNNNNNNNNNNNNNNNNNNNNNNNNNNNNNNNNNNNNNNNNNNNNNNNNNNNNNNNNNNNNNNNNNNNNNNNNNNNNNNNNNNNNNNNNNNNNNNNNNNNNNNNNNNNNNNNNNNNNNNNNNNNNNNNNNNNNNNNNNNNNNNNNNNNNNNNNNNNNNNNNNNNNNNNNNNNNNNNNNNNNNNNNNNNNNNNNNNNNNNNNNNNNNNNNNNNNNNNNNNNNNNNNNNNNNNNNNNNNNNNNNNNNNNNNNNNNNNNNNNNNNNNNNNNNNNNNNNNNNNNNNNNNNNNNNNNNNNNNNNNNNNNNNNNNNNNNNNNNNNNNNNNNNNNNNNNNNNNNNNNNNNNNNNNNNNNNNNNNNNNNNNNNNNNNNNNNNNNNNNNNNNNNNNNNNNNNNNNNNNNNNNNNNNNNNNNNNNNNNNNNNNNNNNNNNNNNNNNNNNNNNNNNNNNNNNNNNNNNNNNNNNNNNNNNNNNNNNNNNNNNNNNNNNNNNNNNNNNNNNNNNNNNNNNNNNNNNNNNNNNNNNNNNNNNNNNNNNNNNNNNNNNNNNNNNNNNNNNNNNNNNNNNNNNNNNNNNNNNNNNNNNNNNNNNNNNNNNNNNNNNNNNNNNNNNNNNNNNNNNNNNNNNNNNNNNNNNNNNNNNNNNNNNNNNNNNNNNNNNNNNNNNNNNNNNNNNNNNNNNNNNNNNNNNNNNNNNNNNNNNNNNNNNNNNNNNNNNNNNNNNNNNNNNNNNNNNNNNNNNNNNNNNNNNNNNNNNNNNNNNNNNNNNNNNNNNNNN
Proteins encoded:
- the LOC106309902 gene encoding bet1-like SNARE 1-1 is translated as MNPRREPRGGRSSLFDGIEEGGIRAASSYSHEINEHENERALEGLQDRVILLKRLSGDINEEVDTHNRMLDRMGNDMDSSRGILSGTMDRFKTVFETKSSRRMLTLVASFVGVFLVIYYLTR